A window from Candidatus Nitrospira neomarina encodes these proteins:
- a CDS encoding Fpg/Nei family DNA glycosylase has protein sequence MPELPEVEVILNHLTRQVLGGTIATLTIHRSDIVRTGHDLIPWFQRSTITNITRKGKCLIFTCHRGNDTRYLLSEQGMTGLWFYNPALASTPQHIHCRIEISGAAATELHYWNPRRFGRLWLFTPPELDAFMQRRFGVDAMDIGAQPFIQLIQSCRGRLKPFLLDQHRLAGIGNIYANEILFRARVHPQARGYRLGVSACQRLYDTMQTVLGEAIAAGGSSIRDFRAPDGSYGRFQQAHQIYQKAGLPCLHGCPTLITRLQSERSSFFCSICQKRR, from the coding sequence ATGCCCGAGCTCCCTGAAGTCGAAGTCATTCTCAACCATCTGACCCGGCAGGTCCTGGGTGGGACCATTGCAACACTCACCATACACCGTTCGGACATTGTGCGCACGGGGCACGACCTCATCCCCTGGTTTCAGCGCTCAACGATCACCAATATCACCCGGAAAGGCAAATGTTTAATCTTTACCTGCCATCGAGGCAACGATACCCGGTATTTGCTTTCGGAGCAGGGAATGACCGGACTCTGGTTTTATAATCCTGCCTTGGCCTCAACTCCTCAACACATCCATTGCCGCATCGAGATTTCCGGAGCGGCGGCCACGGAACTACATTACTGGAATCCTCGCCGGTTTGGCCGGCTCTGGCTGTTCACCCCACCGGAATTGGATGCCTTCATGCAGCGCCGATTCGGCGTTGACGCCATGGATATAGGTGCACAACCCTTTATCCAGCTCATTCAAAGTTGTCGAGGCAGGCTGAAACCCTTTCTTCTCGATCAACATCGGCTCGCGGGTATTGGAAACATTTACGCCAATGAAATCCTGTTTCGGGCCCGGGTGCACCCCCAAGCTCGCGGCTATCGGCTGGGCGTCTCAGCCTGTCAACGGCTTTATGACACCATGCAGACCGTATTAGGTGAAGCCATTGCCGCTGGAGGGTCCTCCATCAGAGATTTTCGTGCTCCGGATGGGTCGTATGGACGGTTCCAGCAAGCGCACCAGATATATCAGAAGGCAGGATTGCCTTGCTTGCATGGATGCCCCACTCTGATCACCCGCCTGCAGAGTGAACGCAGCTCGTTCTTTTGTTCGATCTGCCAAAAGAGACGGTAG
- a CDS encoding PhoH family protein: protein MRKIKLREGVDLANLFGPHDLHLKMIEGELQVRMAARGDEITLHGQPESVLRAEHILRELADWTRTYYELKPDDISRAILATEEKRDTPLKPYTVSASALPTKKGNVNPKTPNQQAYLEAINKSDLVIAIGPAGTGKTYLAMAMALAALTHKQVSRIILARPAVEAGEHLGFLPGDLFAKVHPYLRPLYDALYTMMDIDRANRLIERGEIEIAPLAFMRGRTLDDAFVILDEAQNATTEQMKMFLTRLGLNSKAIVTGDITQIDLPDSQKSGLAQIADILLNIDGIQFVYFSEQDVVRHRLVKEIIKAYDRYEHQLPNNNPHNLSADHSTASPGIHSKSDTNGERPTR, encoded by the coding sequence GTGCGAAAAATTAAACTACGAGAAGGGGTCGATTTAGCCAATCTATTCGGCCCGCACGATCTGCACCTCAAAATGATCGAAGGGGAGCTCCAGGTCCGAATGGCAGCCAGGGGCGATGAAATTACCCTTCATGGTCAACCGGAGTCAGTTCTGCGGGCCGAACACATTTTGCGGGAGTTGGCTGATTGGACCCGAACCTATTACGAATTGAAACCCGACGATATTTCACGAGCCATTCTGGCGACAGAAGAAAAACGAGATACCCCACTCAAACCCTATACCGTTTCGGCAAGCGCGCTTCCGACAAAAAAAGGGAATGTCAATCCGAAAACTCCCAATCAACAGGCCTATCTGGAAGCCATTAACAAGTCAGATCTGGTCATAGCCATTGGCCCCGCCGGAACCGGGAAAACCTATTTGGCGATGGCCATGGCCCTTGCCGCTCTCACGCATAAACAAGTCAGTCGCATCATTCTCGCTCGGCCAGCCGTGGAAGCAGGGGAACATCTCGGCTTTCTTCCGGGCGACCTCTTTGCCAAAGTGCACCCCTACTTACGTCCATTGTACGATGCGTTGTACACCATGATGGATATTGATCGGGCCAATCGGCTCATCGAACGTGGCGAAATTGAAATCGCCCCGCTGGCGTTCATGCGGGGACGAACGCTGGACGATGCCTTTGTCATTCTGGATGAAGCCCAAAACGCCACCACCGAACAAATGAAAATGTTTTTGACGAGGCTCGGACTGAATTCCAAGGCCATTGTGACTGGGGATATCACCCAAATCGATCTCCCCGATTCGCAGAAATCCGGATTGGCGCAGATTGCTGACATTCTCCTCAATATTGACGGAATACAATTCGTATATTTTTCCGAACAAGATGTGGTCCGGCATCGATTGGTTAAAGAAATTATCAAAGCGTACGACCGGTATGAGCACCAACTGCCCAATAACAACCCCCACAATCTCTCAGCCGACCATTCCACCGCATCTCCCGGAATCCATTCAAAATCAGACACCAACGGCGAGAGGCCCACGCGGTAA
- the ybeY gene encoding rRNA maturation RNase YbeY — MAVWLRSHLRRVSVRPRTVRRLAQAVLQQAGYASANLSLTFVGKIRMQNLNRTYRQRDYATDVLAFPMQDALQSPLAFVGDVVICLPVALAQAPRFGNTADEEILRLLIHGILHLLGYDHETTDREAKRMKRKERTIFGRLSSPALRLLA; from the coding sequence ATGGCTGTGTGGCTTCGTTCTCATCTCCGGCGAGTATCCGTTCGCCCCAGAACGGTGCGCCGACTGGCACAAGCCGTGTTACAACAGGCAGGGTATGCTTCGGCTAATCTGAGTCTCACCTTCGTCGGCAAGATTCGCATGCAGAACCTCAACCGGACGTACCGGCAGCGGGACTATGCGACCGATGTGCTAGCCTTCCCCATGCAGGATGCCTTACAGTCGCCACTGGCATTCGTGGGTGATGTCGTGATTTGTCTTCCCGTGGCACTGGCTCAAGCTCCACGGTTTGGCAACACCGCCGATGAAGAAATCCTGCGTTTACTCATTCATGGCATCCTTCATCTGCTGGGGTATGACCATGAAACAACCGATCGGGAAGCCAAACGGATGAAGCGAAAAGAACGCACGATCTTCGGTCGCCTTTCTTCGCCTGCCCTCCGTCTTCTTGCATAA
- the ftsY gene encoding signal recognition particle-docking protein FtsY: MKWVERLQQGLAKTRQTVQKSLRRLGRGHLDPVALEDVESSLLEADVGIHTVERFLEMLKDKTRVFSGTDPTAVLHTLLTDILRKGESEPLEQLIRRGPRPFVILIIGINGVGKTTTIAKLGHRLKQQGLHTLFVAGDTFRAAAIEQLDIWGKRTGIEVIKQKQGSDPAAVVFDGMVAAKARNVDVVLIDTAGRLHTKINLMDELKKIKRIIAREMPDAPHETLLVLDGTLGQNAIAQARQFHESLGVTGLALTKLDGTSKGGVVVAIVDELNLPIRLIGVGEGEADLQDFQASAFVEALLPTENSED, encoded by the coding sequence ATGAAATGGGTTGAACGTCTTCAACAGGGGTTAGCAAAAACACGTCAGACCGTGCAAAAGTCATTGCGCCGCCTGGGGCGGGGTCACCTGGATCCCGTCGCCCTGGAGGATGTCGAATCCAGTCTCCTGGAAGCCGATGTCGGCATACACACGGTCGAGCGATTTCTTGAGATGCTGAAAGATAAAACACGGGTGTTCAGTGGGACCGATCCGACAGCAGTTCTCCATACTCTCCTCACGGACATTCTTCGGAAGGGCGAGTCCGAACCGCTGGAACAACTCATTCGACGCGGCCCTCGTCCATTTGTGATCTTGATCATCGGCATCAACGGTGTCGGCAAAACCACGACTATTGCCAAACTCGGGCATCGGTTAAAGCAACAAGGGTTACACACACTCTTTGTCGCCGGCGACACCTTCCGGGCTGCTGCGATTGAACAATTGGATATTTGGGGAAAACGCACAGGCATTGAGGTCATTAAACAAAAGCAGGGCTCCGATCCTGCCGCGGTAGTGTTTGACGGCATGGTCGCGGCGAAAGCTCGAAATGTGGACGTCGTGCTCATCGATACCGCCGGTCGGCTGCATACCAAAATTAATTTGATGGATGAATTGAAAAAAATCAAACGGATTATTGCACGGGAAATGCCCGACGCCCCACACGAAACCCTCCTGGTCCTGGATGGCACGCTGGGGCAGAATGCCATTGCACAAGCCCGACAATTTCATGAGTCACTCGGCGTCACCGGCTTAGCCTTGACCAAACTGGATGGAACCTCCAAAGGCGGAGTGGTCGTGGCGATCGTCGACGAACTCAATCTTCCCATTCGTTTGATCGGTGTGGGGGAAGGGGAAGCGGACCTCCAGGATTTTCAGGCTTCAGCGTTTGTCGAGGCCTTGCTCCCGACAGAAAACTCAGAGGACTGA
- a CDS encoding M1 family metallopeptidase, producing the protein MHRIFPQAIRVPSFVLGLVLLCLAMANPVQAKALMPIHHGLHIELNPDTHAITGSDIVHLPPSHRANSSVSFILHPQLTIDRVEFNGTRLPIPHPSKTAIPPSSTRRVIEIPLPPLHDPDQPAVLTLTYHGQIDDSPKASGGLRFVKPDDTNGHIGPNGVYLTYETFWHPTWEQTLSTYDLTLSLPSDWETITQGREVINTVTAGRRTTQWKVSLPSEALTLAANHFVVQKQEWKGIQLATYLFPEDAHLAPQYLEATIDYLQMYTDLLGPYPFTKFAVVENFFPSGLGLPSFTLLGEGVIRRGYTQPYSLGHEIVHSWFGNSVFNDFAQGNWVEGLTTYLSNYYFDEAKGHQQEAFNTRRRMVYEYNLYAEPDKEYPVRAFHHKETRLDNAIGYQKTAMVFHMLRHEMGDVKFFNGVRGIIQEGTGTYLEWNDLLRIFSQAAERDLSWFFHQWIDQPGAPNLDIQDILVQEDPAQQGQFTLTGTILQADPMYTIRLPLHLDLQGGLMHDSVLNVRATQPFTLHLPANPTTLAIDPEHHLLLHLLRAHIPPMLNKWETDTRRILIKPQTLTKEEAQSLGSLFQRLEEQPGIETIQSDDPVISEAASYLVIGPSARRLLESGSFNSCEKFMDMHPGHLSIGEQTFEGPEMAFLISCAHPQDANHTVTFFFGWSPEAVKPVSRLLFFYGWDSYLVFKQGKVIARGMFQPVHSTPEIIRHSP; encoded by the coding sequence ATGCACCGAATTTTCCCGCAAGCTATACGAGTCCCATCATTTGTCCTCGGATTGGTATTGCTGTGCCTGGCGATGGCGAATCCCGTCCAAGCCAAGGCATTGATGCCTATTCACCATGGATTACATATTGAACTCAATCCAGACACCCATGCCATTACCGGATCGGACATCGTTCATCTTCCTCCATCCCATCGCGCCAACTCATCTGTCTCATTTATCCTCCATCCTCAGCTCACAATCGATCGGGTTGAATTCAACGGCACACGGCTTCCAATCCCTCATCCCTCAAAAACCGCGATCCCGCCGTCATCAACGCGCCGGGTGATTGAAATTCCCCTCCCTCCCCTTCATGATCCGGACCAACCGGCAGTCCTGACACTGACGTATCACGGGCAGATTGATGATTCTCCAAAAGCCTCAGGTGGACTTCGCTTCGTCAAACCGGATGACACCAACGGACATATTGGACCCAACGGGGTGTATTTGACCTATGAAACATTCTGGCATCCCACATGGGAACAGACCCTCTCGACGTATGATCTCACCCTCAGCCTCCCTTCAGACTGGGAAACGATCACCCAAGGCCGGGAAGTTATCAATACCGTGACTGCCGGACGCCGAACCACCCAATGGAAGGTGAGTCTGCCGAGTGAAGCTCTGACGTTGGCGGCTAATCATTTTGTGGTGCAAAAGCAGGAATGGAAGGGCATTCAACTCGCCACCTATCTTTTCCCCGAAGACGCGCACTTGGCTCCGCAATATCTAGAAGCGACCATCGATTACCTTCAAATGTATACCGATCTTTTGGGTCCTTACCCGTTTACAAAATTTGCCGTCGTGGAAAACTTTTTCCCAAGCGGACTTGGTCTCCCCTCATTCACCCTCTTAGGTGAAGGGGTCATTCGGCGCGGATATACCCAACCCTATTCTCTCGGTCATGAAATCGTTCATTCCTGGTTCGGAAATTCCGTCTTCAATGACTTTGCTCAAGGCAATTGGGTGGAAGGACTCACCACCTATCTTTCCAATTACTATTTTGACGAGGCCAAAGGGCATCAGCAGGAGGCCTTCAATACCCGACGGCGGATGGTCTATGAATATAATCTGTATGCCGAGCCGGACAAGGAATATCCCGTGCGGGCATTCCACCACAAAGAAACCCGGTTGGATAATGCCATTGGCTATCAAAAAACAGCCATGGTGTTTCACATGCTCAGACACGAAATGGGAGACGTGAAATTTTTCAACGGAGTTCGCGGAATTATTCAGGAAGGGACGGGCACCTATCTGGAGTGGAACGATCTTCTCCGGATCTTTTCACAGGCGGCTGAAAGAGACCTCAGTTGGTTTTTCCATCAATGGATCGATCAACCCGGCGCACCAAACCTGGACATCCAGGATATCTTGGTCCAGGAAGATCCCGCGCAACAGGGACAGTTCACGCTGACCGGAACAATCCTGCAGGCGGACCCAATGTACACCATCCGCCTTCCCCTCCACCTCGATCTCCAAGGAGGACTCATGCATGACTCCGTCCTCAACGTGCGGGCCACACAACCGTTCACGCTGCATCTCCCGGCGAATCCGACCACACTGGCCATTGATCCCGAGCACCATCTTCTGCTCCACCTTCTCCGTGCACACATTCCGCCCATGTTAAATAAATGGGAAACCGACACCCGTCGGATTCTCATCAAACCTCAGACCCTGACAAAAGAGGAGGCTCAAAGCTTAGGATCTCTATTTCAACGTCTAGAGGAACAACCCGGCATCGAAACGATCCAATCCGATGATCCGGTCATTTCTGAAGCGGCCTCCTATCTGGTCATCGGGCCCTCTGCCCGTCGTTTGTTGGAATCCGGTTCCTTCAATAGCTGCGAAAAGTTCATGGACATGCATCCGGGACACCTCTCCATTGGGGAACAGACATTCGAGGGCCCGGAAATGGCCTTCCTGATTTCGTGCGCCCATCCCCAGGATGCGAACCATACCGTCACATTCTTTTTTGGATGGTCTCCTGAAGCCGTCAAGCCCGTTTCACGGCTGTTGTTTTTTTACGGGTGGGATAGCTATCTGGTCTTCAAGCAAGGAAAAGTGATTGCCCGGGGGATGTTTCAACCCGTACACTCTACACCCGAGATTATTCGCCATTCACCGTGA
- a CDS encoding TolB family protein, which produces MHPTFSSLRSTFSIRNILPLTLLSLLLVWHNALAAEPPKDQEQPEPHLANIRQLTFSGKNAEAYFSAEGDRLVYQSTLEPDGKTLRSCYQIYIMDLDGTNVRRVSLGLGGTTCGYFFPGGRRVLFSSTHISSQFCPPVPERTERYRWALDDYDIFSMNIGGRDVQRLTSAHGYDAEATISPDGKTIVFTSIRDGDLDVYTMDIDGKNLKRLTQEVGYDGGAFFSPDNTRIVYRAHHPKTDEDVKTYRDLLSQNLVEPSNLEIFIMNADGSNKIQVTHNGRSNFAPFFAHDGKRIIYSSNLSTPPDHQGRPSFHLHIINEDGTHPEQITFKGHFNSFPMFSPDGKQVVWSSDRNAANPKEFNIFLADWVP; this is translated from the coding sequence ATGCATCCAACCTTCTCTAGCCTTCGATCCACATTCTCGATACGAAACATTCTCCCGTTAACCCTGCTGTCCTTGTTGCTAGTGTGGCATAACGCCCTGGCTGCCGAACCACCCAAGGATCAGGAACAACCGGAACCTCATTTGGCCAATATCCGGCAGCTCACCTTTTCAGGAAAAAATGCCGAAGCCTATTTTTCAGCTGAGGGTGACCGTTTGGTGTACCAATCAACCCTGGAACCGGATGGCAAGACCCTCAGGTCCTGCTATCAAATCTATATCATGGACCTCGATGGCACGAATGTCCGGCGAGTCAGCCTGGGCTTGGGCGGCACCACGTGCGGATACTTTTTCCCCGGCGGCCGGCGTGTTCTTTTTTCCTCCACGCATATCAGTAGTCAATTTTGTCCACCCGTCCCCGAAAGGACCGAACGCTACCGGTGGGCTCTTGATGATTATGACATCTTCTCCATGAATATCGGCGGCCGGGACGTACAACGGTTAACCTCCGCCCATGGGTACGATGCCGAAGCCACCATTTCTCCGGATGGAAAAACCATTGTCTTCACCTCCATTCGTGATGGAGATTTAGATGTGTACACCATGGATATCGATGGAAAGAATCTGAAGAGACTGACACAGGAAGTCGGATATGATGGCGGGGCCTTCTTTTCTCCCGACAATACACGAATTGTCTATCGGGCCCATCATCCGAAAACTGACGAGGACGTGAAGACCTATCGCGACCTGCTCAGTCAAAACCTTGTGGAACCCTCAAACCTGGAAATCTTCATCATGAATGCTGATGGCTCCAACAAGATACAGGTCACTCACAACGGGCGTTCGAATTTTGCTCCCTTCTTTGCTCACGATGGGAAACGCATCATCTATTCCTCTAACTTGTCGACACCGCCCGATCATCAGGGGCGTCCCTCTTTTCACTTGCATATCATCAATGAAGATGGCACGCACCCCGAACAAATTACCTTCAAAGGGCACTTCAATAGCTTTCCGATGTTCTCGCCTGACGGAAAACAGGTAGTATGGTCATCCGATCGGAATGCCGCCAACCCAAAAGAATTCAACATCTTTCTCGCTGATTGGGTACCCTAA
- a CDS encoding phosphatase PAP2 family protein: MLSGLLFLGLFAFLAQIDGPTLQIVHSFTHPAIDHIGTIGNHIGDGVTLVLISLGIGAVGFRFGWPTWKSASIHTLLAHGVAGLFTQILKHTIGRPRPRLKQGQDWEMAPSLESGWDSFPSGHTTASFAVATVLAYHFPKAKMLWFGLAAFSGACRVITGAHFPTDVLGGVLVGIGTALIIIHPPEKWKTFFQRTLTHGLPWLITAFGIVWISVPHPGMELEPSLSLFLGLIAIVIGLGQRLWWIRELSSAGFPSAGQMPPQWPRLVMGLGLATTTGSAVVLGASLMAGIIWWRGTQSELTTECRNRFYAGLNPMWIEVIIGLGIFSLTIVTFVIRSGSLLPA; encoded by the coding sequence GTGCTATCCGGGCTCCTTTTTCTTGGCTTATTTGCTTTTCTTGCTCAGATAGATGGTCCAACTCTCCAGATCGTTCATAGCTTCACGCATCCGGCCATCGACCACATTGGCACTATAGGAAACCATATAGGAGACGGGGTCACCCTGGTCCTCATTTCCTTGGGAATTGGGGCAGTGGGATTCCGATTTGGATGGCCTACCTGGAAATCCGCATCTATTCATACTTTACTTGCACATGGAGTCGCCGGACTCTTTACCCAAATATTGAAACACACCATCGGCCGCCCTCGCCCGAGACTCAAGCAAGGCCAGGACTGGGAAATGGCCCCGTCACTTGAAAGTGGATGGGACTCTTTTCCCTCCGGTCATACCACTGCATCCTTTGCCGTGGCCACAGTCCTGGCCTATCATTTCCCAAAAGCCAAAATGCTCTGGTTCGGACTTGCTGCATTTAGTGGGGCCTGTCGCGTCATCACCGGCGCCCATTTTCCTACCGATGTGCTTGGCGGTGTACTGGTGGGAATCGGAACTGCGCTGATAATCATTCATCCTCCTGAAAAGTGGAAGACATTCTTTCAGCGCACACTCACCCATGGTCTCCCCTGGCTGATCACGGCCTTTGGTATCGTATGGATTAGTGTTCCCCATCCAGGTATGGAATTGGAACCATCCCTCTCACTCTTTCTCGGCCTGATAGCTATAGTTATTGGATTAGGGCAAAGACTCTGGTGGATACGGGAACTCTCTTCCGCAGGATTTCCATCTGCCGGACAAATGCCCCCTCAATGGCCACGCCTGGTCATGGGACTTGGTTTAGCGACCACAACGGGAAGTGCTGTGGTGCTGGGAGCAAGTCTGATGGCGGGAATTATCTGGTGGCGGGGGACTCAATCCGAATTAACAACTGAGTGCAGGAATCGCTTTTACGCAGGTCTCAATCCCATGTGGATTGAAGTGATTATAGGACTCGGCATATTTTCCCTCACCATTGTGACTTTTGTCATTCGATCCGGTTCACTTTTGCCGGCTTAA
- a CDS encoding class I SAM-dependent methyltransferase — protein MNERLTPPVQPSKRLTIFYLLSIAVLASLIASCAEKTWDINRYIHALERPERDQHQQPEKVIEALNLAPGMMVIDIGAGSGYFTRRFAESVGDKGRVIAIDVEQKMLNYNKQQLDKLGLANRVRFVLAESEGPTFSGNNADIVFLCDVYHHMEDQIDYLANTKPALKPNGRVVIIDYYADARSGTLGFSKRHLVSKEQVIKDMEQAGFTLAKEHTFLPRQYFLEFVPKKTKDDRMISSN, from the coding sequence ATGAACGAACGATTGACGCCTCCAGTACAACCGTCCAAAAGGCTAACGATATTCTACCTCCTGTCTATTGCTGTTCTCGCAAGCCTGATCGCAAGTTGTGCGGAGAAAACATGGGATATCAACAGATACATTCATGCTCTTGAACGCCCGGAACGTGATCAGCACCAACAACCCGAAAAAGTCATCGAGGCCTTGAATCTCGCGCCTGGCATGATGGTGATCGATATCGGGGCAGGCTCGGGTTATTTCACGCGCCGCTTCGCAGAATCAGTGGGAGACAAGGGGCGGGTCATCGCCATCGATGTCGAACAAAAAATGCTGAATTACAACAAACAGCAGTTGGATAAACTTGGGCTCGCCAACAGAGTCCGTTTTGTTCTGGCCGAGTCAGAAGGTCCCACATTTTCCGGGAACAACGCCGACATCGTCTTCTTGTGCGATGTTTATCATCACATGGAAGATCAGATCGATTATCTGGCCAACACCAAGCCTGCGCTTAAGCCAAACGGACGTGTGGTCATCATCGACTACTATGCCGATGCGCGGTCCGGCACACTCGGCTTTTCAAAACGCCATCTGGTTTCCAAAGAACAAGTGATCAAGGACATGGAACAAGCCGGCTTTACCTTAGCCAAAGAACACACCTTCCTCCCCCGCCAATACTTCCTGGAATTTGTCCCCAAAAAAACAAAAGATGACAGAATGATCAGTTCGAATTAA
- a CDS encoding toll/interleukin-1 receptor domain-containing protein, whose protein sequence is MMKVFLSHIAEEGPLAAAMKRALEEAIADFEVFVSGVDIKLGRAWLDALDRAFDNSSAVLVLCSPRSIARPWVNFESGGGWGRRVQVIPICHGGLIKKELPHPFSMFQALTLTRGAHGVEDLIRKLVGALACTLREGADISAIASTLSQVAEADRTLGEKVGIVRTAGQAHWPQGQYGSIFDLLHGRLPNLLGRAWPLDSSTILSNFGSIVFRISEDSLSVILGVLASNRTRSMRFGNSCLMEDESCCSASSWAIVTTTGTCQNSPATLESSL, encoded by the coding sequence ATGATGAAGGTGTTCTTGAGCCACATTGCAGAGGAAGGGCCGCTCGCCGCAGCAATGAAGCGGGCGTTGGAAGAGGCGATCGCCGACTTCGAGGTATTCGTCAGTGGAGTCGACATAAAGTTGGGTCGGGCGTGGCTTGACGCGCTTGACCGTGCCTTTGATAATTCGAGCGCGGTCTTAGTTCTGTGCAGTCCACGCTCAATTGCTCGGCCCTGGGTCAACTTCGAGAGCGGGGGCGGGTGGGGACGGCGGGTCCAAGTTATCCCAATATGTCACGGAGGTCTCATCAAGAAGGAACTGCCGCATCCATTTAGCATGTTCCAAGCCCTGACGCTCACTCGCGGGGCACACGGGGTAGAGGATCTCATTCGTAAGCTTGTCGGGGCGTTGGCCTGTACGTTGAGGGAGGGGGCCGACATTTCAGCTATTGCTAGCACTTTAAGCCAGGTGGCCGAGGCTGATCGGACTCTAGGGGAAAAGGTGGGCATCGTCCGCACTGCAGGTCAGGCTCACTGGCCTCAGGGACAATACGGATCCATCTTCGACCTGCTGCATGGAAGGCTCCCAAATCTACTTGGACGAGCATGGCCATTGGATTCATCGACGATTCTGAGCAACTTCGGCTCGATCGTATTTCGGATTTCCGAGGACTCGTTATCGGTAATCCTTGGCGTGCTCGCTTCGAATCGGACACGATCGATGCGATTCGGCAATTCGTGTTTGATGGAGGACGAGTCTTGTTGCTCGGCTTCGAGCTGGGCGATCGTCACCACAACGGGAACCTGTCAGAACTCGCCCGCCACTTTGGAATCGAGCCTGTGA
- a CDS encoding TIR domain-containing protein, translated as MSDRLKLPWDEFNRVPVVGKTNITRLAQMLDQACFAFLLMTAEDEQADGNHHARMNVIHEVGMFQGRLGFERAIILLEDGCEEFSKIQSRAVRTDGPPFPCSAADSVRPRS; from the coding sequence GTGAGTGACAGATTAAAACTGCCATGGGATGAGTTTAATCGAGTTCCAGTAGTCGGAAAAACAAATATAACTAGGCTTGCGCAAATGCTAGATCAAGCATGCTTTGCTTTTCTTTTGATGACCGCTGAAGATGAACAAGCTGATGGGAATCACCACGCACGCATGAATGTGATTCATGAGGTTGGAATGTTCCAAGGTCGTCTAGGATTTGAGCGCGCTATTATTCTATTAGAGGATGGTTGTGAAGAGTTTAGCAAAATTCAGTCACGCGCGGTTCGAACCGATGGGCCTCCGTTTCCCTGCTCAGCCGCGGATTCAGTTAGGCCGCGGTCGTAG
- a CDS encoding winged helix-turn-helix transcriptional regulator → MVQDDPSMGVESELQDGKKIPVASMVESIVGCKWSVRLLQLCAEGHNRPGMVLRACPGLSAKVMNERWRKMIRFGIMRRTVLGQKPPVEVEYQLTPFGCRFLKILDEVRRLQEAVDDGGISKSKQSSKKEKSSAPNKSPKKVNRPSAPAAPK, encoded by the coding sequence ATGGTTCAGGATGATCCGTCGATGGGGGTGGAGTCGGAGTTGCAGGATGGCAAGAAAATTCCTGTGGCCTCGATGGTGGAGAGTATTGTGGGCTGTAAGTGGTCTGTCCGCTTACTCCAGCTTTGTGCCGAGGGGCACAATCGCCCAGGTATGGTGCTCCGGGCCTGTCCAGGTCTGTCGGCCAAAGTCATGAATGAGCGATGGCGAAAGATGATCCGTTTCGGCATCATGCGGCGCACGGTGTTGGGACAAAAGCCTCCGGTTGAAGTGGAATATCAACTCACCCCGTTCGGCTGTCGATTTTTGAAAATTCTTGACGAAGTGCGTCGGCTTCAGGAGGCTGTGGATGATGGGGGCATCTCGAAATCAAAACAGTCCAGCAAGAAAGAAAAATCGAGTGCTCCCAACAAGTCTCCCAAAAAGGTGAACCGTCCTTCCGCGCCTGCTGCACCTAAATAA
- a CDS encoding redoxin domain-containing protein encodes METQLAPEWQTTDWFNTPEPLSLSGLRGQVVLLHAFQMLCPGCVSHGLPQAQRVAKLFPDVRVIGLHTVFEHHEAMGLSSLRAFLHEYRIRFPVAIDLPGPDGDPLPRTMRAYAMRGTPTTVLIDAQGRLHRQVFGVHDDLLLGAELGLLREHATSSTEFPARPEQLVKPSCADDSCAIG; translated from the coding sequence ATGGAAACCCAGTTAGCTCCAGAATGGCAGACCACAGACTGGTTCAATACCCCCGAGCCCCTCAGCCTGTCCGGGCTTCGTGGACAAGTCGTGCTTCTTCATGCATTTCAGATGCTCTGTCCCGGCTGTGTATCGCATGGCCTGCCACAGGCTCAGCGTGTCGCCAAGCTCTTTCCCGACGTCCGGGTCATCGGGTTGCATACGGTATTCGAGCACCATGAGGCTATGGGGTTGTCGTCGCTGCGCGCGTTTCTGCATGAGTACCGCATTCGTTTTCCGGTTGCGATCGACCTGCCAGGACCGGATGGCGATCCACTTCCCCGAACCATGCGAGCGTATGCGATGAGGGGAACTCCAACCACGGTGCTGATTGACGCACAAGGCAGACTGCACCGCCAGGTGTTCGGAGTGCATGACGATCTCCTTCTCGGAGCGGAACTTGGATTATTGCGGGAGCACGCAACATCTTCAACAGAATTCCCGGCAAGACCCGAACAGCTGGTGAAGCCTTCATGTGCAGACGACTCCTGTGCAATCGGATAA